The Apium graveolens cultivar Ventura chromosome 10, ASM990537v1, whole genome shotgun sequence nucleotide sequence cgaacgcgtatacttgcgtgaattttaacGCGTGTTTTCGCCTAACACAAATATATTTAAAATACACACTGCTGGTTTTTTATTATAGATTCGTGAAAAGGATATACAGAAATAGAACAACACTACAATACATACTTATATAACTCAAATCAACAAAGATCCATGCTAATttataatttcatttttttatcaAAGAGATGACAATATTGAACAAGTTTTCCGGTTTCGGCCGGGACAGATGCTCAGTCACGAGCATTGCACACCTCTCAAATATCTGGTCCATGTATGTACTTCCAAAATGACTAGCAACCAGTGACTCTGTTACAGCCCGAATTGTTCTAGCAATAAACTTGCCACTGCTTTCCCCGGACTTCATGATCTCATCTTCCTCGCGCATGTCCCACTTAACTTCAAATGTTTCAAATCTATCAATACTAAACGAACTCTCAGATTCAATTATTGCCTCCAACTCATCGGTGCATGGGGTGTAAAAAGGTAGATTGAATGAAGTAATATCTTCCTCGTAAAATAAACCctaagaaaacaaaaaaaaatacaGTAGTTAAGGTGTGTGACAATCACTTGGACCTAACATTTACTTAACATTGGTTTAGAAGTAGTTGAAATTGTATCTCTTTTCATACCTCAGCAGACATGTCTAGGAGTGACTTTGCTAGTAATCTGAACATAAAACAACCATCTTTGATGGTATGATCTGCACTGCTCCTTCCCGGGAGTGTCAGTACCATCCGGCCATTGGGAATTATTTCTTCAGATCTCATACACAAAAATGTTGTGAAATCTTTTGTAAATTGAGTAAGGTATGCTTGGCAAACTCTACGAGGGCTCAAATTTGCCATATGGATATTCCCATTGTTATAATCCAACAAATTATCAGGAACCTAAACTTCAATTGTTAGTCGATCTCTAGCAAACATTTAT carries:
- the LOC141689299 gene encoding benzoate carboxyl methyltransferase-like, yielding MDLVNVLHMNAGNRECSYANSSILQRNLMLKSRNVLEESIKNYSTHQGFSKCFKLADLGCSCGPNTYLFVSNIVKIVHAVCQKNNFKTPDEFQVFLNDLPTNDFNTLFKMAPSFNLELENRECMEKNVNCFISGVAGSFFTRLFPSKSLHFVHSSSSVHWLSQVPDNLLDYNNGNIHMANLSPRRVCQAYLTQFTKDFTTFLCMRSEEIIPNGRMVLTLPGRSSADHTIKDGCFMFRLLAKSLLDMSAEGLFYEEDITSFNLPFYTPCTDELEAIIESESSFSIDRFETFEVKWDMREEDEIMKSGESSGKFIARTIRAVTESLVASHFGSTYMDQIFERCAMLVTEHLSRPKPENLFNIVISLIKK